A single genomic interval of Musa acuminata AAA Group cultivar baxijiao chromosome BXJ3-4, Cavendish_Baxijiao_AAA, whole genome shotgun sequence harbors:
- the LOC135586885 gene encoding isocitrate dehydrogenase [NADP], chloroplastic/mitochondrial-like isoform X4 has protein sequence MSMAFAKKWPLYLSTKNTILKKYDGRFKDIFQEVYEEKWKSKFEEQSICYPVIRYDMVAYALKSSGGYVWACKNFDGDVQSDFLAQGFGSLGLMTSVLLSSDGKTLEAEAAHGTVTQHFRLHQRGQETSTNSIASERILHFLSMVQECPENST, from the exons ATGTCTATGGCATTTGCAAAAAAGTGGCCACTTTACTTAAGCACCAAAAATACCATATTGAAGAAATACGATGGCAG GTTTAAGGACATTTTTCAGGAGGTTTATGAAGAAAAATGGAAGTCAAAGTTCGAAGAACAATCAATATG TTATCCAGTTATCAGGTATGACATGGTAGCTTATGCATTGAAAAGCAGTGGTGGTTATGTGTGGGCCTGCAAAAATTTTGATGGAGATGTCCAGAGCGATTTCCTCGCCCAAG GATTTGGTTCATTGGGCTTGATGACGTCTGTATTG TTATCATCTGACGGGAAAACATTAGAAGCTGAAGCAGCACATGGGACTGTGACTCAACATTTTAGGCTACATCAGAGAGGACAAGAGACTAGCACGAACAGTATTGCATCAGAGAGGATCTTGCACTTCTTATCCATGGTCCAAG AGTGTCCAGAGAATTCTACTTGA
- the LOC135586885 gene encoding isocitrate dehydrogenase [NADP], chloroplastic/mitochondrial-like isoform X1: MCVFGGLCLCCILKGPPVEQDVYEFKGSGIALSMYNVDESIRAFAESSMSMAFAKKWPLYLSTKNTILKKYDGRFKDIFQEVYEEKWKSKFEEQSICYPVIRYDMVAYALKSSGGYVWACKNFDGDVQSDFLAQGFGSLGLMTSVLLSSDGKTLEAEAAHGTVTQHFRLHQRGQETSTNSIASERILHFLSMVQECPENST, encoded by the exons ATGTGCGTGTTTGGAGGTCTTTGCTTATGCTGTATACTTAAAGGTCCACCTGTGGAGCAAGATGTTTATGAATTTAAAGGCTCTGGTATTGCATTATCTATGTATAATGTAGATGAG TCCATTCGGGCTTTTGCTGAGTCATCAATGTCTATGGCATTTGCAAAAAAGTGGCCACTTTACTTAAGCACCAAAAATACCATATTGAAGAAATACGATGGCAG GTTTAAGGACATTTTTCAGGAGGTTTATGAAGAAAAATGGAAGTCAAAGTTCGAAGAACAATCAATATG TTATCCAGTTATCAGGTATGACATGGTAGCTTATGCATTGAAAAGCAGTGGTGGTTATGTGTGGGCCTGCAAAAATTTTGATGGAGATGTCCAGAGCGATTTCCTCGCCCAAG GATTTGGTTCATTGGGCTTGATGACGTCTGTATTG TTATCATCTGACGGGAAAACATTAGAAGCTGAAGCAGCACATGGGACTGTGACTCAACATTTTAGGCTACATCAGAGAGGACAAGAGACTAGCACGAACAGTATTGCATCAGAGAGGATCTTGCACTTCTTATCCATGGTCCAAG AGTGTCCAGAGAATTCTACTTGA
- the LOC135635565 gene encoding protein ROOT INITIATION DEFECTIVE 3-like — protein MEVVIASSPVDVGIGCWDLRSGSEQLRYRSCSSAPHGLLSIAGRFLASSQLRDSPSSASCPIFFWSWDKPQVEVRSFPAEPIGPLVSNSEGTYIMGGGPSGIIYLWEVASGKLLTRWHAHYRSVTCLTLSKDESLLISGSEDGSVRVWSLMMMFDDMAKASAGVLYRYSFSEHALRVTDVVTGHGLCNSIIISTSEDRTCKIWSLSEGLLLRSITFPSIIDAIVMDPGEHVFYAGGRDGKIYIAALNAECNRNSIHGMFIIGALYDHSKAITCLAFSTDGVTLVSGTEDGIVKVWDTKTKHVTRVLKHAKGPINNVLIVRQPLLRNPISVNRKHLNLSLPPPLSKYVDSTDAEVKTNAIVLLQSPCHDPEEIRFCSSYVMERQIKELQKQNTSGAAEMEMERLRLECKRKTQLVQQWKKLYQDMQSLCVNELMDGTLVSDS, from the exons ATGGAAGTGGTGATCGCCTCCTCCCCGGTGGACGTCGGCATCGGTTGTTGGGACCTACGCTCGGGCTCCGAGCAGCTCCGGTACCGCTCGTGCTCCTCCGCTCCACATGGCCTCCTCTCCATAGCCGGCCGCTTTCTCGCTTCCTCGCAGCTCCGCGATTCCCCTTCCTCCGCCTCTTGCCCCATTTTCTTCTGGTCCTGGGATAAG CCTCAGGTGGAAGTTAGGAGCTTCCCGGCTGAGCCGATTGGACCGCTTGTTTCCAATTCAGAAGGAACTTACATCATGGGAGGAGGACCATCCGGCATCATCTACCTCTGGGAG GTTGCTAGTGGGAAATTGCTCACAAGGTGGCATGCACATTATCGGTCTGTCACCTGTCTCACTCTCTCCAAGGACGAGTCTTTGCTAATATCAGGGTCTGAGGATGGCTCTGTCAGAGTTTGGTCCCTTATGAT GATGTTTGATGACATGGCAAAGGCTTCTGCTGGTGTTCTTTATAGATATAGCTTTTCGGAACATGCTTTACGTGTCACTGATGTTGTTACGGGACATGGGTTATGCAACTCCATTATCATCTCAACCTCAGAGGATCGAACATGTAAG ATATGGAGCCTATCTGAGGGTTTGTTATTGAGGAGCATTACGTTTCCTTCCATAATAGATGCTATTGTAATGGATCCTGGGGAGCATGTGTTCTATGCTGGTGGCCGAGATGGCAAAATATATATTGCAGCGCTAAATGCTGAATGCAACCGCAATAGCATACATGGGATGTTCATCATTGGTGCCTTATATGATCACAG TAAGGCAATAACATGCCTAGCATTTAGCACGGATGGAGTTACTCTAGTGTCTGGGACTGAAGATGGTATTGTCAAAGTTTGGGATACGAAAACCAAGCATGTTACTCGTGTTTTGAAACATGCGAAAG GTCCTATCAACAATGTTCTTATAGTTAGACAGCCATTACTTCGAAATCCTATATCAGTGAACAGGAAGCATTTGAATTTGTCATTGCCACCCCCACTGAGCAAGTATGTTGATTCTACAGATGCAGAAGTTAAAACTAATGCTATTGTATTGCTTCAGTCTCCTTGCCATGATCCAGAAGAAATAAGATTTTGCAGCTCATATGTGATGGAGAGGCAAATCAAAGAGCTTCAG AAACAGAACACTTCAGGTGCTGCTGAAATGGAGATGGAAAGACTTAGGCTGGAATGTAAAAGGAAAACACAACTGGTTCAGCAGTGGAAGAAGCTGTATCAGGACATGCAGTCTCTCTGTGTAAATGAGCTGATGGATGGAACCCTGGTGAGCGACAGCTAA
- the LOC135586885 gene encoding isocitrate dehydrogenase [NADP], chloroplastic/mitochondrial-like isoform X3, protein MIKEKLIFPFLELDIKYFDLGLLSRDATDDRVTVESAEATLKFKDIFQEVYEEKWKSKFEEQSICYPVIRYDMVAYALKSSGGYVWACKNFDGDVQSDFLAQGFGSLGLMTSVLLSSDGKTLEAEAAHGTVTQHFRLHQRGQETSTNSIASERILHFLSMVQECPENST, encoded by the exons ATGATAAAAGAAAAG CTAATTTTTCCATTTCTCGAATTGGACATCAAGTACTTCGATCTGGGCCTCTTGAGTCGTGATGCCACCGACGATCGGGTAACCGTTGAAAGTGCCGAGGCAACTCTCAA GTTTAAGGACATTTTTCAGGAGGTTTATGAAGAAAAATGGAAGTCAAAGTTCGAAGAACAATCAATATG TTATCCAGTTATCAGGTATGACATGGTAGCTTATGCATTGAAAAGCAGTGGTGGTTATGTGTGGGCCTGCAAAAATTTTGATGGAGATGTCCAGAGCGATTTCCTCGCCCAAG GATTTGGTTCATTGGGCTTGATGACGTCTGTATTG TTATCATCTGACGGGAAAACATTAGAAGCTGAAGCAGCACATGGGACTGTGACTCAACATTTTAGGCTACATCAGAGAGGACAAGAGACTAGCACGAACAGTATTGCATCAGAGAGGATCTTGCACTTCTTATCCATGGTCCAAG AGTGTCCAGAGAATTCTACTTGA
- the LOC103982075 gene encoding external alternative NAD(P)H-ubiquinone oxidoreductase B2, mitochondrial, protein MRFSASFLDRASQAIRRRPTISKLIVICALSSGGVLAYADAKSDHDFETSELTRKKKLVVLGTGWAGTSFLRNLDASQYDVQVVSPRNYFLFTPLLPSVTCGTVEPRSIVEPIRKIMHKKVGGIKFWEAECYKIDPTNKKVLCCSNIWTNMDGSGEFAVDYDYLVIALGAKPNTFNTPGVVENCHFLKEIEDTQRIRRSVMNCFERASLPELSEEDRRKNLHFVIVGGGPTGVEFAAELHDFVSEDLAKLYPTVKDLVKISVIEAGDHILTMFDKRITEFAEEKFQRDGIDVKTNFRVVKVSDKAITMTSASSREISVPYGMVVWSTGIGTRPVILDFMKQVGQADRRVLATDEWLRVPNCDGVYALGDCATISQRKVMEDISAIFRVADKDDSGTLTVKEIKDVLDDICERYPQVELYLKSKQMKDFIDLFKDANSNAVKESKELNIEEFKKALADVDSRVKMLPATAQVAAQQGNYLAKCFNKMKICEENPEGPLRMRGSGRHRFHPFRYRHFGQFAPLGGEQTAAQLPGDWVSIGHSSQWLWYSVYASKQVSWRTRFLVVSDWMRRFIHGRDSSCI, encoded by the exons ATGCGGTTCTCGGCGTCCTTCCTGGATCGAGCGTCGCAAGCGATACGACGGCGCCCTACCATCTCCAAGCTTATCGTGATATGCGCACTCAG TAGTGGTGGTGTTCTGGCATATGCTGACGCAAAGTCCGACCATGATTTTGAAACATCTGAATTAACCAGAAAGAAAAAGTTGGTTGTTCTTGGAACTGGTTGGGCTGGTACTAGCTTCTTAAGAAACTTAGATGCCTCACAATATGATGTACAAGTGGTATCACCTCGTAACTACTTTTTATTCACTCCTTTGCTACCAAGCGTCACGTGTGGAACAGTGGAGCCACGTAGTATTGTAGAGCCAATTCGCAAGATCATGCACAAG AAAGTTGGAGGAATTAAATTTTGGGAAGCTGAATGTTATAAGATTGATCCAACTAACAAGAAAGTCCTCTGCTGCTCTAATATCTGGACAAACATGGATGGAAGTGGTGAATTTGCTGTAGATTATGACTACTTAGTCATTGCACTTGGAGCAAAGCCAAATACCTTCAACACCCCTGGTGTGGTGGAGAACTGTCATTTTCTTAAG GAAATAGAGGATACACAAAGAATCCGAAGGAGTGTCATGAACTGCTTTGAGAGAGCCAGTCTTCCAGAGCTTAGTGAAGAAGATAGAAGGAAGAATCTTCATTTTGTCATTGTTGGTGGCGGTCCAACTGGTGTTGAATTTGCAGCAGAATTGCACGATTTTGTGAGTGAAGATTTGGCCAAATTGTATCCTACTGTGAAAGACTTGGTGAAAATTTCAGTAATTGAGGCTGGGGACCATATTTTGACAAT GTTTGACAAAAGGATAACAGAATTTGCTGAAGAAAAGTTTCAGAGAGATGGTATTGATGTCAAAACAAATTTCCGGGTTGTTAAGGTGTCTGATAAGGCCATCACTATGACTAGTGCATCATCAAGAGAGATATCAGTACCCTATGGAATGGTTGTTTGGTCTACTGGTATTGGTACCCGTCCAGTTATACTGGATTTCATGAAACAAGTTGGACAG GCTGATAGGCGTGTATTGGCCACTGATGAGTGGTTGAGAGTACCAAATTGTGATGGTGTGTATGCGCTCGGTGACTGTGCCACAATAAGCCAGAGAAAAGTCATG GAAGATATCTCTGCAATCTTTAGAGTTGCAGATAAAGATGATTCTGGAACTTTAACTGTAAAAGAAATCAAAGATGTACTAGATGATATCTGCGAGAGGTACCCCCAGGTGGAGCTTTACTTGAAGAGCAAACAAATGAAAGATTTTATAGATCTATTTAAGGATGCAAATAGCAACGCTGTCAAAGAATCTAAGGAATTGAATATTGAAGAGTTTAAGAAAGCTCTTGCTGATGTGGATTCACGGGTTAAGATGCTTCCTGCAACTGCCCAG GTTGCTGCACAACAAGGTAACTATCTTGCTAAATGCTTTAACAAGATGAAGATATGTGAGGAGAACCCTGAAGGTCCCCTCCGTATGAGAGGATCGGGTCGTCATCGGTTTCATCCCTTCCG GTATAGGCACTTTGGTCAATTTGCTCCTTTGGGTGGAGAGCAAACAGCTGCACAGCTGCCTGGAGATTGGGTTTCTATAGGCCACAGCTCGCAATGGCTATGGTACTCTGTTTATGCAAG TAAACAAGTCAGTTGGCGCACGAGGTTTCTTGTGGTATCTGATTGGATGAGGAGATTCATACATGGAAGAGACTCCAGCTGCATCTAA
- the LOC135586885 gene encoding isocitrate dehydrogenase [NADP], chloroplastic/mitochondrial-like isoform X2: MCVFGGLCLCCILKGPPVEQDVYEFKGSGIALSMYNVDESIRAFAESSMSMAFAKKWPLYLSTKNTILKKYDGSYPVIRYDMVAYALKSSGGYVWACKNFDGDVQSDFLAQGFGSLGLMTSVLLSSDGKTLEAEAAHGTVTQHFRLHQRGQETSTNSIASERILHFLSMVQECPENST; the protein is encoded by the exons ATGTGCGTGTTTGGAGGTCTTTGCTTATGCTGTATACTTAAAGGTCCACCTGTGGAGCAAGATGTTTATGAATTTAAAGGCTCTGGTATTGCATTATCTATGTATAATGTAGATGAG TCCATTCGGGCTTTTGCTGAGTCATCAATGTCTATGGCATTTGCAAAAAAGTGGCCACTTTACTTAAGCACCAAAAATACCATATTGAAGAAATACGATGGCAG TTATCCAGTTATCAGGTATGACATGGTAGCTTATGCATTGAAAAGCAGTGGTGGTTATGTGTGGGCCTGCAAAAATTTTGATGGAGATGTCCAGAGCGATTTCCTCGCCCAAG GATTTGGTTCATTGGGCTTGATGACGTCTGTATTG TTATCATCTGACGGGAAAACATTAGAAGCTGAAGCAGCACATGGGACTGTGACTCAACATTTTAGGCTACATCAGAGAGGACAAGAGACTAGCACGAACAGTATTGCATCAGAGAGGATCTTGCACTTCTTATCCATGGTCCAAG AGTGTCCAGAGAATTCTACTTGA
- the LOC135586885 gene encoding isocitrate dehydrogenase [NADP], chloroplastic/mitochondrial-like isoform X5 produces MAGLRTFFRRFMKKNGSQSSKNNQYGGNICSNYPVIRYDMVAYALKSSGGYVWACKNFDGDVQSDFLAQGFGSLGLMTSVLLSSDGKTLEAEAAHGTVTQHFRLHQRGQETSTNSIASERILHFLSMVQECPENST; encoded by the exons ATGGCAG GTTTAAGGACATTTTTCAGGAGGTTTATGAAGAAAAATGGAAGTCAAAGTTCGAAGAACAATCAATATGGTGGGAACATCTGTTCTAA TTATCCAGTTATCAGGTATGACATGGTAGCTTATGCATTGAAAAGCAGTGGTGGTTATGTGTGGGCCTGCAAAAATTTTGATGGAGATGTCCAGAGCGATTTCCTCGCCCAAG GATTTGGTTCATTGGGCTTGATGACGTCTGTATTG TTATCATCTGACGGGAAAACATTAGAAGCTGAAGCAGCACATGGGACTGTGACTCAACATTTTAGGCTACATCAGAGAGGACAAGAGACTAGCACGAACAGTATTGCATCAGAGAGGATCTTGCACTTCTTATCCATGGTCCAAG AGTGTCCAGAGAATTCTACTTGA